Proteins found in one Sphingomonas taxi genomic segment:
- a CDS encoding PQQ-dependent sugar dehydrogenase produces the protein MRPGLYVPIALAMALAACGDGDGGSDAAPIGSPAPTPTPVPAPTPTPTATPTPTPAVTAVDQRVVASFDNPWAMVFLPDGRMLVTEKSGQLQLVTQTGGKTQVAGVPRVTFSGQLGLQDVVLDPGFASNARIWISYAEPASGGQQLAVARATLDLATTPRLTDLAVIWRATPATTGGQLGARLAFAPDGGTLFVTSGERQQGTPAQDLSGTLGKIVRITLDGSAASGNPFAATAGARAEIWSLGHRNPYGLVFASDGRLFESEMGPAGGDEFNLIEAGKNYGWPRVSEGDNYDGTPIPRHATNPAYTPPLVSWTPVIAPGGMIQYRGTAFSGWTGDFLLAGLAQQGIVRVRVSGSTASEVARIGLGNRIREIEEGPNGTLWVLRDGSGGALVQLTPR, from the coding sequence ATGCGGCCAGGCCTGTATGTCCCGATCGCGCTGGCGATGGCGCTGGCCGCATGCGGCGATGGCGACGGCGGCAGCGACGCCGCCCCGATCGGCAGCCCCGCACCGACACCGACACCGGTGCCGGCCCCTACGCCGACACCGACCGCGACGCCGACCCCGACCCCGGCGGTGACCGCGGTCGACCAGCGCGTCGTCGCCAGTTTCGACAATCCATGGGCGATGGTGTTCCTGCCCGACGGGCGGATGCTGGTCACCGAGAAATCGGGGCAGCTCCAGCTCGTCACCCAGACCGGCGGCAAGACGCAGGTCGCCGGGGTGCCGCGCGTCACCTTCTCGGGCCAGCTCGGCCTGCAGGACGTCGTGCTCGACCCCGGTTTCGCGAGCAACGCGCGGATCTGGATCAGTTATGCCGAGCCCGCCAGCGGCGGCCAGCAGCTCGCCGTCGCGCGTGCGACGCTCGATCTCGCCACCACGCCGCGGCTGACCGACCTGGCGGTGATCTGGCGCGCGACGCCGGCGACCACCGGCGGGCAGCTGGGTGCGCGGCTCGCCTTCGCGCCCGACGGCGGGACGTTGTTCGTCACCAGCGGCGAGCGCCAGCAGGGCACGCCGGCGCAGGATCTGTCGGGGACGCTCGGCAAGATCGTGCGGATCACCCTCGACGGCAGCGCCGCATCGGGCAACCCCTTCGCCGCGACCGCCGGCGCGCGTGCGGAGATCTGGTCGCTCGGCCATCGCAATCCATATGGCCTGGTCTTCGCGAGCGACGGCCGCCTGTTCGAATCCGAGATGGGACCGGCGGGCGGCGACGAGTTCAACCTGATCGAGGCGGGCAAGAATTACGGCTGGCCGCGGGTGTCGGAGGGCGACAATTACGACGGCACGCCGATCCCGCGCCACGCCACCAATCCCGCCTATACGCCGCCCCTGGTCAGCTGGACGCCGGTGATCGCGCCCGGCGGGATGATCCAGTATCGCGGCACCGCCTTTTCCGGCTGGACCGGCGACTTCCTGCTCGCCGGGCTGGCGCAACAGGGCATCGTCCGCGTCCGGGTGTCGGGCAGCACCGCCAGCGAGGTCGCGCGCATCGGCCTCGGCAACCGCATCCGCGAGATCGAGGAAGGGCCGAACGGCACGCTCTGGGTATTGCGCGACGGATCCGGGGGCGCGCTGGTCCAGCTGACGCCGCGATAG
- a CDS encoding RES family NAD+ phosphorylase has protein sequence MAVPLHPLAARYWRMLGVRWQGQPFDSGAHLTGGRWNPPGMAALYLSADYNTAIREMHQDLVRPGTLVAYDLVATAIADLRDADPAILDCQWRRIFKLDGGIPPSWTLAQTLRDAGAEGALVPSVQHRGGTNLVLWRWHDARIAGEGAALTLLDPEAVLTGR, from the coding sequence ATGGCCGTTCCGCTCCACCCGCTCGCCGCGCGCTATTGGCGGATGCTCGGCGTCCGCTGGCAGGGACAGCCGTTCGACAGCGGCGCGCATCTGACCGGCGGACGCTGGAACCCGCCCGGCATGGCCGCGCTCTATCTGTCCGCCGACTACAATACCGCGATCCGCGAGATGCATCAGGATCTGGTGCGGCCGGGGACACTGGTCGCCTATGATCTGGTCGCGACGGCAATCGCCGACCTGCGCGACGCCGATCCGGCGATCCTCGATTGCCAATGGCGCCGCATCTTCAAGCTGGACGGCGGCATCCCGCCGAGCTGGACGCTGGCGCAGACGCTGCGCGACGCCGGGGCCGAGGGCGCGCTGGTGCCGTCGGTCCAGCATCGTGGCGGCACCAATCTGGTGCTGTGGCGCTGGCACGACGCCCGCATCGCCGGCGAAGGCGCGGCGCTGACCCTGCTCGATCCCGAGGCGGTGCTGACCGGCCGCTAG
- a CDS encoding glycosyltransferase family 2 protein, with amino-acid sequence MRPDVSLLVCTRDRSASLAATLASIDRAVAAAPALAVEVILVDNGSRDDTPRRLAAWRPPFPVHRLHEARPGLARARNLGLARARGRIVAMTDDDCVLHADYFPALVQAFAEVAGPAIIGGRILLGDPADLPVTVKLEDHPMTAPAGSFPGGFVMGANLAFTADVPRRVGAFDARFGAGAPFVAAEDTDFLVRAMRQDIALHYDHRFVVDHHHGRRRLDEETALLAGYGFGDGALYAKHWRDPRIRRALARDIADLRRDLTDPVTTHGGIRAFYAFRLRHKLRGAVGYWRHRADDVLRRRRPSR; translated from the coding sequence GTGCGTCCCGATGTCAGCCTGCTGGTCTGCACGCGCGACCGCAGCGCGTCGCTGGCCGCGACGCTCGCCTCGATCGACCGGGCGGTTGCGGCGGCCCCGGCGCTGGCGGTCGAGGTGATCCTCGTCGACAACGGCTCGCGCGACGATACGCCGCGACGGCTGGCGGCGTGGCGGCCGCCTTTCCCCGTCCATCGGCTGCACGAGGCGCGGCCCGGCCTCGCCCGCGCCCGCAACCTCGGCCTCGCCCGGGCGCGCGGGCGGATCGTCGCGATGACCGACGACGATTGCGTCCTCCACGCCGACTATTTCCCCGCGCTGGTCCAGGCGTTCGCCGAGGTGGCGGGGCCGGCGATCATCGGCGGGCGCATCCTGCTCGGCGATCCCGCCGATCTGCCGGTGACGGTGAAGCTGGAGGATCATCCGATGACCGCGCCCGCGGGCAGCTTTCCCGGCGGCTTCGTGATGGGCGCCAACCTCGCCTTCACCGCCGACGTGCCGCGGCGGGTCGGCGCGTTCGACGCGCGCTTCGGTGCCGGCGCGCCGTTCGTCGCCGCGGAGGACACCGATTTCCTCGTCCGCGCGATGCGCCAGGATATCGCGCTGCACTACGATCACCGTTTCGTCGTCGACCACCATCACGGCCGCCGGCGGCTCGACGAGGAGACGGCATTGCTCGCCGGCTATGGCTTCGGCGACGGTGCGCTCTACGCCAAGCACTGGCGCGATCCGCGCATCCGGCGCGCGCTGGCACGCGACATCGCCGACCTGCGCCGCGATCTCACCGATCCCGTCACCACCCATGGCGGCATCCGCGCCTTCTACGCCTTCCGCCTGCGCCACAAGCTGCGCGGCGCGGTCGGCTATTGGCGGCATCGCGCGGACGATGTCCTGCGGCGACGCCGGCCGTCGCGCTAG
- a CDS encoding polysaccharide pyruvyl transferase family protein, with product MTAPAPLAVLDACYRTHVGAGAPYALVDFPDHANVGDSAIWLGELAMLRHITGCGPVYVSTWHDFDADAFRRACPSGTLFLHGGGNLGDIWPHHQHFREHLLATVRDRPVVQLPQSIHFRDPARAGRFAALAAEHPDFTLYVRDARSHAFATARIACPVDLVPDSAIALGAQPRGAAEVALLMLLRSDDERRDHGGAPAAPARVVDWLDDDPDLPAGTGVAAREAQAQARVARGLRLLAQGEVIVTDRLHGHILADLLGIPHVVLDNDYGKIAAYAAAWPAATPVATAATMAEAHVLAERLRDAG from the coding sequence ATGACCGCGCCCGCACCGCTGGCGGTGCTCGACGCCTGCTATCGCACGCACGTCGGCGCCGGCGCGCCTTATGCGCTGGTCGATTTTCCCGATCACGCCAATGTTGGCGACAGTGCGATCTGGCTCGGCGAGCTGGCGATGCTCCGCCACATCACCGGCTGTGGACCTGTCTACGTGTCGACATGGCACGACTTCGATGCCGACGCCTTCCGCCGCGCCTGCCCGAGCGGCACCCTGTTCCTGCATGGCGGCGGCAATCTCGGCGACATCTGGCCGCATCATCAGCATTTCCGCGAACATCTGCTGGCGACGGTGCGCGACCGGCCGGTGGTGCAATTGCCGCAATCGATCCACTTCCGCGATCCCGCCAGGGCCGGGCGGTTCGCCGCGCTCGCCGCGGAACATCCCGATTTCACGCTCTACGTCCGCGATGCGCGCAGCCACGCCTTCGCCACCGCGCGGATCGCCTGCCCCGTCGATCTCGTGCCCGATTCCGCGATCGCGCTGGGGGCGCAGCCGCGCGGCGCGGCTGAGGTCGCGCTGCTGATGCTGTTGCGCAGCGACGACGAACGTCGCGATCATGGCGGCGCGCCAGCGGCACCGGCGCGCGTCGTCGACTGGCTCGACGACGATCCCGATCTGCCCGCCGGTACCGGCGTCGCGGCGCGCGAGGCGCAGGCGCAGGCGCGCGTCGCGCGCGGCCTGCGGCTGCTCGCGCAGGGCGAGGTGATCGTCACCGACCGGCTGCACGGCCATATCCTCGCCGATCTGCTCGGCATTCCGCACGTCGTGCTCGATAACGACTACGGCAAGATCGCCGCTTATGCCGCCGCTTGGCCCGCCGCCACGCCGGTCGCGACCGCGGCGACGATGGCGGAGGCGCACGTCCTCGCCGAACGGCTGCGCGACGCGGGGTGA